Genomic DNA from Theropithecus gelada isolate Dixy chromosome 1, Tgel_1.0, whole genome shotgun sequence:
atgcctgttctttattttgttgagatagatagatagataagatagataagACAGAAAATgtgttgttgagacaggatctcactctgtcacccaggctggggtataatagtgcaatcacagctccctgcaaccttgacctcctgagctcaagcgtcCTTGCAcgtcagcctctggagcagctgggactacaggcatgcaccacacatacctggctaatgttttcttttttttttttttttttgtagagacggagcctccctgtgtagcccaggctgatgAACTAATTtctaacacacacacagtgtaGGGAATGTGAAAGGCTATCACAGAGtagaagaaaaagttattttgagGGTTAGCAGGTAGATTGTCCCAAGCAGTCACACTAGAATCTGTGGACTGAAGCCACATTTGCCAGCTCCAGGCTTCTAACATCTGAAACTATGTAGAACAGCTAGCCCAATGCCTGGCATATGATAAGCATACAGTAAATAAGTACTTTCCTCTTCTCCATGGTTCCTTAAAACTGGCAACGCTAAATTGTCTCTCTCAGTATCATGGATATAATTTGTCCCAGCAGCTTTAATTCATTTAAAGCAGTTAAATGTTGTTTTATAATATCTTCAGTTTGGTCTCACCAatgtgttttctaattctttaaacACTTGAGTGCCAAACAATTGCCAGCCACCATACTAAACACAACATACAAAGATAAGTAAGACACCATCTCTGCCTTCAGACCAGTCACCATCATTTACTAAGCACCTGTTTTGTGCTAAGTACTGGGGTAAGCCTTGGAGTTACAAAGATTAATAAATTTTGAGCATACAGTCTAGTAGGAAGAGACAAATAAGTATATAAGTACCAGGAAGTATTGGAGGTGCTACAGTAGAAGAGTAACTCCGTACGGAGAGGCCAGAAAGGGAAAAGGGTCAGGCAGGAAAGGGAACACAGAGAAAGTGACAATGTATAGTTTGAAAGATGAGGATGttttatttgcaaactatcttaacaagggattaataaccagaatacacaAGGAGCTCAAGcaatagcaaaaagaacaaataatccaactttaaaatagccaaaagatctgaataggtagttttcaaaagaagatatacaaatggccaacagatatatcaaaaaatgttcaacatcactaatcagagaaatggaaatcaaaatcacacagatatcatctcaccccaattagttacttttaccaaaaagaaagaatgaatgctagtgaggatgtggaaaaaggaAAGCCCTGCCTGGTACActattgggaatgtaaattggtacagccaccATGGAAGACtacagaggttcctcaaaaaactaaaaatagatctgtATGCTCCAGCagttccactactgggtatatatctctctctctccaaaaggaaagaaatcaatatatcaaaaagatacctgcactcccatgtttattgcagcagtattcacgatagccaaaacatggaatcaacctaagtgcccatcaatagatgaaaggctaaagaaaatgtatatattattcagccggaagaatgaatgaaatcctgtcattagcagcaacatggatggaattagaggtcactatgttaagtaaaataaaccaagcacagaaacaaatatttcatgttctctctcacatgggagctaaaaaagtggatctcaagaaaatagagaatagattggtattaccagaagctaggaaggatggggaggatgaagagaggttgattagTGGGCACAGATTAATACAGTttgaagaaataagacctagtgttggATAGATCAGCAGGGTAGCATAGTTATTAATTTACTGTACATTTCAAAACAgctaaaagaataattttgatgGTGGCTCaatcctataatcccaacacactgggaggatcagttgaagccaggagttcaagaacagcctgggcaacatagtgagatttcatctttacaaaaaattaaaaaattagccaggtgtggtagtgcgcacctgtaaccccagctactcaggaggctgaggcaggagaatcgcttgaaccagggaggtggaggttgcagtgagccgagatcgcgccactgcactccagcctgggtgacagagcaagactccgtctcaaaaaaagaaaaaaagccaggcgttgtggtgggcgccctgtaatcccagctacttgggaagctaaagcacgagaatggcttcaacctgggagatggaggttgcagtgagctgggatcacgccagtgcactccagtctgggtggtgGTGCGAGACTCTCAAAACGAAACATCACTCTGGCAGCACTGTAGAGGATGAACTGGTAGGGGCAAGACTATTTGGAGACTTGCAATAATATCTCAGGCAAAATATGAGGAAGGCTTAAACTAGGGCAATGAATGAAGGCTGGAGAGAACATGGGTTTGAGGAAGTTTAAGGAGATAGCATCTGCATACTTGGTTGCCATTTGGGTGAAGTGAAAGAAGAAGTGGTCTCGAAAATGTTATGTGGCGTGTTTCGCTTGGAGATAATGAATTCAAAGTGATGCCTGCCTGCTGTAACAGGTGTGCACAGTGCTGTAGAGGGTGCTTACAGTTCAGCTTAGGGCTGGTAGGAAGTAACATGTGAGTCCTGAAGTCAGTCGGTCTGGGGGTCATTGTCCTAAACAGAGAAGATAGGAAGGAAATAGGAGCTGAACATTTAGAGGTATTCTTTGTGGTTTAATATTATACCCATGGGTCATCCTCAAAAGATGTGCCCGGATTTCCCGGGGACTTTCGGAAACCCCGCTACCTTCCGACCCCGCGGAACGCTCCAAGAGGAAGCGTCGCTAGGCCACCAGAGGGCGCCAGGCGGGCCGCAGCGACCCCAGAGTCGCGTTATGGCCGCGGCGCGGGTACAGCTGCTCCTGTCCGGGCGTCCGGAGTCGGTGAGCTTCGCACGGAGTGTGTGTGGCCTCCTGGGAGCCGGGCCAGGGCTCGGGCCGTGGCCCATTCACTGCAGCTTGAAGCGAGGACGGCTTGTCCTCTCGAGCAGGCCCTTCCCAGGCGCCTCCGCTAGGCTTCCGCTCCAGGTCAGCAGAAAGGGGCCTCAGAGCGGGAGTGGGGGCAGTGAAGGGCCGAAGACGGGGACTGAAATCGGGTGGGAACTGGCGGCGAGGACCCCGCCTCCAACGCGCGGGGTAGCCCCATTTTTGAAAGTCACGCCCACCCAGTGCCGCCCCACTTCTGAAGCCTTAACCCAGCTGGCTTCCTTCTGCCAGCAACCCCCTTTCTGCCCTTTTGCGGCCCTGGACGAGCGGCCCAGGGTTCCTGGGGCTGAGCTGCCCACAGATCGAGGTGTGGACCTGGGTGTGGCCGTCATTCTGCAGTCCAGCGACAAGACTGTCTTGCTGACCAGAAGGGCACGCACCCTCAGCGTTTCCCCCAACCTCTGGGTACCCCCGGGTGAGTATTCTGGGGACAAGGCCCCAcgtacagaaaataaatttgccCTTTCCCCGCAACTATGTTTTCCCCAGTCTCAAAAGGATAAAGTGGGCCCCAAAATGTGGCATCTTCATAGCCACAAGTGACTGCAAGTCCCTGTGTTCACTGCGGGGGAGAGAAATGTCAACAGTGAGTGGGCGGTCCCTGGTCAAGACCACCACCATTCACCTATTGGCCCCGCTGTTGTTGCAGGTGGGCACGTGGAACTTGAGGAGGAGGTAACCAGTCAGCTGATCCAACCTGAGCCAAGAGACCCATGCCTAGGACCACCTTGGGTgtgggctgagggaggggcaAGCAGGAGGACTTGGAGGAATCAGGCACTGGCCAATCTGATGTGTCCTCTCTGACTCCCAGCTGCTGGACGGAGGGCTTCGAGAACTTTGGGAAGAGTGTGGACTACACCTGCCCCAGGGCCAGTTCTCTTGGGTCCCTCTGGGTTTATGGGAGGTGAGACAAGGAGGTGGGAGAAGCCCCTTCATATTTAACCAACAGACCTCAACAACTACCCACCAAAGTCCATAGATCAGCCCCTACCTGCCTTGGCTACAAGGGAAACAATAGCACATAAGTGGGCTGGAGTCCCCAAATCCATAACCCTCACCCATGTCCCTGCTGTGTCATCTATACCATCCATGCCCTCAGCTTTTGGCCACCATTTTGTTTCACCCTAAAGCTGTATTAACAAAGTCTCAAAAAGTGACAgaaagggccgggtgtggtggctcatgcctataatcccagcactttgggaggccgaggtgggcggatcacgtgaggtcagaagttcgagaccagcctggacaacatggcaaaaccgcgtctctactaaaaatacaaaaattagctgggcgtggtggcagtcacctgtaatcccagctactctgaaggctgaggctggagaatcgcttgaacccaagaggcagaggttgcagtgagccaagatcgcgccactgcaggccagcctgggtgacaagagcgaaactccatctgaaaaaaaaaaaaaaagaaaaaacatgacaGAAAGTTCTCACTTTTGCTGTTTCCTTTTCCTAGTCTGCCTACCCTCCTAGGCTGAGCTGGGGTTTACCCAAGTACCATCACATTGTTCTGTATCTACTCGTGATCTCCCAGGAATCACAGCAGCAGCTGCAGGTAGGGCTGGCAGTGAGGGAAGGAAACAGGGCTCAGGGGAGCCCAAGCAACCTGGTTCTGCCTGTGATTGGAAGCTGGGCagcaggggtggggggaagggggcgGGGGTCAGAGATAACCAAGAATGTGCAATACCCTTTCCCGTTGCGCCTGCCTTTCTCCTTGAAAAGTGCAGGTAGGTTTTGATCACGAACAGGCATCCCAGGGAGAGGCAATGACTCAGGGGTCACCACGTCTGACCCCAGGCCCGGATCCAACCAAACCCAAGTGAGGTGAGCGCCCTTATGTGGCTGACACCAGATGTAGCTGCTGCAGTGGCTGCCACAGAGGATGGGACAGAGACACCCAGACTTCTCCCCCAGGACCTACCACCCTCTGTCCTGTAAGTAAGagcttctccctcagcctctaATACACCAGCATATTCATGTTGAGAAGTACAGCGTCTATCCTCTCCTCAGGATGGAATTTGGTGGTGTGGGGAGATTTAAAGAGAGTGGGTCAGGTGATAATTAAGAAGATCCATGAGATCTAAGACACTGACCATCAAACCCCAAGGATTCGTGCTCTAACTGGCTAGCATTGAAGGTCTAAGTGTCAGTTCTAACAGaggggcaagtcatttaaccctCCTTGAACCTGTTTCCTTTCTGCAAATGAGATCAACACCCACCACCTCCTGTGGTAGTTGGGAGGATTCGGGGACCTCACATACATGTAAGTTCTTTGTAAGCTACAAGGCACAGCCCCAACAGGAGTTGTCACTATGCAGTGCACTGGAACTAGAAGAGGATGGAAGAGCCCGACCTCTGGTCCTGCCCATGTCCACCCTGCTGCGGATGATCCCAACCATGGCAGAGGGCAAAGAGAGAGTCAGCACTGGAACCAAGTTTGCCCTCAGGCTCTGGCTGCAACATCTGGGCAGGGAAAAGTGAAAAGGGACTGGAGAGCTCCACAGCACTGGGCTGGAATGGTCTGGTTTTTACAGGcatgggggaaaggaaggaaggacaaccTCTCTGGGAATTCCTCCATGGAACACCCCCACCGTGTAAAAGTGGAGCTCACCTGGACCCAGGGCCAGCAAAGGAAGAATGGAACATGGACCCTCTTCCCCCAAACCAGGGGTCTGGAAAGTGAAGTGTAAAATCCCCTCCCTAGCCCATCTCCGTGACACTCACAGAACATTCACAACCTTTATTATGGGTGAGAGCTTCACTACAACTTtaggaataaaaagtaaaattacaacACAGGTCCCAGGCCTTGGACGAGCCTGAAAAAGAGGATTGGGAAGGAGGGCACAgggtcctcccacctccctggaAAGGTGCAGAATGAGCCAGGCCTAACCACAGGGCCATGAGCCTCTAGAAGCTTAGGGCGGAATAAGAAACACTGTgaacttaaatatataaatagagagAGACCCAAGCAATAGGCCGGGCCTGACTCCCAAACCACTGGGGGATCATGGCTAAGGCCTTACATCCTCCTCTGTCATACTGGAGTAGGAGGCAGGGGAAGTCATCTTTGGAGtattttggtttttcttatttatgtacaAAAAAATCCACATCCACAATCCAAAATAAAGTTCTCTGTCCATCTCTGAAACTGCCTGTCTCAGTTTTTCCACCTGTGTGGCCAAAGGGAAGGGAATGGAATGGACATGAAGAGACAATGGATGTGAAGAAGAAATAGAGCCATGGGTTTGGGGGATAAGAAGAGAGAGCATTTGGGGTTCAAGAGAGGTGCCCCTTTCCCAAGAGGCTCTAGACACAGTTGAGGCTGAGGGTTCAGCCCTTCTCCCAGCTCACATCCCATCCCATTTACCTCCCACTGCCTAGGTtaacatacccaaaggaatgtgcCACCATCTAAAGAACATTTCCAAAAACAAACCCCATTGTCCTTAAAAAGAGGTTAAATATTAACCCTTTGGGTGCTGGCCTTGTCAGGCAGAGATGAGGCCAAAAGTAGGCATCTGTGAAGGTCTGTCTGGCCCTTGGCCAGAGCCAGCAGAGGGATCAGAGTAGCTGGGGTTGGGACTCCACAGCATACTTGCTCAGTGTTGGGGGACAGTGAAGTTTCCATACTCCAAGGAACTCAGTCCAGGGAAATGATGTCTGACCGACAGCCAGTCAAAGAAGGACCTGAGGGTAGGGGTCCT
This window encodes:
- the NUDT17 gene encoding nucleoside diphosphate-linked moiety X motif 17, with protein sequence MGHPQKMCPDFPGTFGNPATFRPRGTLQEEASLGHQRAPGGPQRPQSRVMAAARVQLLLSGRPESVSFARSVCGLLGAGPGLGPWPIHCSLKRGRLVLSSRPFPGASARLPLQQPPFCPFAALDERPRVPGAELPTDRGVDLGVAVILQSSDKTVLLTRRARTLSVSPNLWVPPGGHVELEEELLDGGLRELWEECGLHLPQGQFSWVPLGLWESAYPPRLSWGLPKYHHIVLYLLVISQESQQQLQARIQPNPSEVSALMWLTPDVAAAVAATEDGTETPRLLPQDLPPSVLALELEEDGRARPLVLPMSTLLRMIPTMAEGKERVSTGTKFALRLWLQHLGRTPPPCKSGAHLDPGPAKEEWNMDPLPPNQGSGK